The genome window TCCCAAACTGGAGGCAAGCAGTCTATTGAATATGATTAGCTTTGGTGATTCAACAGGCACTGCGCTCTGACTTGTAAAAAAAGGTTGTGGTAACTGCGCATAACTGTTGTCCAAATTCCATCCTTTGTTCAACGTTTCTTCTTGCATGGTGATCACAACTCCTTTTCTGTACCAAGGGATCATCCCCAGGTTATATTCTTGCCTTGTGAACCAATGCTCATTTATGTAGTCGCATGGAAATTCAATTCAAGAGGATGTTGACTTAAACGAACATCTAAAATGTTCTTGATGAAACTTTAGCATATTTGCATTCCTTTTGCATTCCTCATGAATAGTCACTTTGATAAGGGAACCACCATATCGTTGGTTTCGCACAAAAAAATCCAAGAAGTTCCTTGGGCAAGTGGAATCTTTCCCTTTCAATCCACTTTCCAGAAGATCCTTCTTGGATCTAGTACGTATACCCGATGACAAGTCTGTTATGGCAAGGATTACGTGTGTGCTTCCTGAGCCTGTACCTGTACAGGCAAGCTTTCTTTTTTGAAACCGAGGTTAAAGAAGATATTGAGCAGGATCGCTGACAGGCTTCCCGTGATAATACCATCACTAACAATAATCCGAATACTTTGAGGAAGCTCGGCGAATAGATCGGGTACAGCAGTAACACCAAGCCCAAGTGAGACGGAGCAAGCCACGATCAATAGATTGGATTGTTTGCCAAAGTCGACGTTTTGCAGCATTTTGATCCCGGATGAGACGACCATTCCGAACAGAACCACCGTCGCTCCTCCGAGGACAGCACTTGGAATAATGGTTGCAAAAGCAGCTACCTTCGGAATCAGTCCCAGAAAGACCAGAATGCCTCCGGCTGCAACAACGACATTGGTTGTTTTCACTTTGGAGAGCTGAACCAAACCAACATTCTGTGCAAAGGTATTGTATGGAAAAGCATTAAATATGCCGCCCAGGACAAACGCGAAACCTTCTGCGCGATATCCCCGTGCCAGATCTTTCTCGTTAATAGGTTGATCACAGATTTTGCTCAAAGCCATAAAAACACCTGTTGATTCAATGATGACAACCGTACCTACAATGATCATTGTAATAATGGGACCAATTTCGAAGGTAGGCCATCCGAAGTAAAAGGGTTGGGGTAAATGGAACCAGGAGGCTTCCTGTACAGCGGCAAAATTCACTTTTCCCATGAAAGCTGCAATGAGGGTCCCCACGATAATACCAAGGAGAACAGCCAGGGATTTAACAAAACCGCGAGCATATCGATTCAGAATCAGAATGAAAAGTAAAACACCAAATGAAAGAGCCAAATTGTCCAAACTTCCAAAATTCTCACTGTTTGCTCCACCCGCCATGTTTTTAATACCGGTTGGGATTAACGCAAGACCGATGATGGTTACCACTGTACCGATCACCACTGGTGGAAACAATTTGACGATTTTACTGAAGAACACGGCGAAGATGACGATAAATAAACCCGCTGCAATGATCGACCCATATATGGCAGGAATGCCGTATTGCGATCCAATCGCAATCATCGGTGTCACCGCGACAAAGGAACTGCCGAGCACTGCTGGCAAACCGATCCCCAAGTACTTGCCTTTCCGAGCCTGAAGCCATGTTGCAATCCCACACGTTAACAGGTCAATGGATACCAGATACGCCAACTGCTCTGCTGTCAGATTTAGCGCTCTGCCCACAAGCAAAGGTACCAGAATTGCTCCCGCATACATTGCGAGTACGTGCTGAATCCCCAGTGAAAAAACTCTCATCTTTTTGGTTTCTTTCATCCCACGTTGCCCCCCTGAAATTAGAATCAACCGAACCGCTGCAAAAATCATGTTATGTTGATTCACATTATATAAACTATTCAGGGAAGTTCCATGATTCGTAACATAGAATTGTGATCAGAGATAAAGAGCCCAACTAAAATTGGGCGTGTTATACAAAAGGTACTCTCATACCGATTATGTCGCGTTATATTAGTTGACACATGAGGTTGGATAGCCCTCTTTGACACCCGAAAAAAAGAGACATAAATGTGGAATTTAAATTCAGTGCTGCATGTTAATGCGTATTTCTCAACATCACTTGTTTCATATTCTTAGCTTGTCAGTTGAGAAGCTTGATGTTAAAATGTTGCTCCATTATCTCACCGTTCTGGTGAACCATTTCTGTAAAAAACACTTCTTCTCTGTTCATCAGAACAACGGATGAAGCTCTCGTCCCATAGTCATATTTCTCACTTCTGACGAAG of Paenibacillus sp. FSL R5-0517 contains these proteins:
- a CDS encoding nucleobase:cation symporter-2 family protein yields the protein MKETKKMRVFSLGIQHVLAMYAGAILVPLLVGRALNLTAEQLAYLVSIDLLTCGIATWLQARKGKYLGIGLPAVLGSSFVAVTPMIAIGSQYGIPAIYGSIIAAGLFIVIFAVFFSKIVKLFPPVVIGTVVTIIGLALIPTGIKNMAGGANSENFGSLDNLALSFGVLLFILILNRYARGFVKSLAVLLGIIVGTLIAAFMGKVNFAAVQEASWFHLPQPFYFGWPTFEIGPIITMIIVGTVVIIESTGVFMALSKICDQPINEKDLARGYRAEGFAFVLGGIFNAFPYNTFAQNVGLVQLSKVKTTNVVVAAGGILVFLGLIPKVAAFATIIPSAVLGGATVVLFGMVVSSGIKMLQNVDFGKQSNLLIVACSVSLGLGVTAVPDLFAELPQSIRIIVSDGIITGSLSAILLNIFFNLGFKKESLPVQVQAQEAHT